AGAGTTGGACTGACACCAATTAAGCTTAAATCAGTAGCACACCTGTCTTCAATCATCTGTGCAGCGAGGCCCCTGGGAACCTATAAAGTTAGTGCGAAGAGGCCGTTCAGATCCATTTGatagaagaaaaaggaaaagtcaagTGTTGTTTCATCTCAGAAGAAGCCAACAGTTAACGTGTTTGCTTAGCAAAAACTAAAATCTTCCTTCAAACATGGCAAAAGAGAAGACTCATGTTAATGTAGTGATTATTGGCCATGTTGACAGTGGCAAGTCGACCACTACCGGACACCTCGTCTATAAATGTGGTGGCATCGACCAGAGAAGACTAGAGAAGTTTGAGAAAGCTGCGGCACAGGTGAGAATAACAACTCTGCAATAAACTTGATtatcaaaatgttaaaacagttcaaatataagttttttttgtttgtttgttctgttttacaGATGGGAAAGAGTTCCTTCAAATTTGCCTGGGTGTTGGACAAGCTGAAAGCTGAGAGGGAGCGTGGAATCACCATTGATATTTCACTGCTAAAATTTAACACACAGAAGTACACCATGACTATAATCGATGCTCCAGGCCATCGTGACTTCATCAAAAACATGATAACGGGGACGTCACAGGTAAAAAGCACGGGTTTAAAGTTTTCTGTATGcataaacttgtttttttgaCTGTACCAAATGTGATTTTTAGGCTGATGTTGCCCTCCTGGTGGTCTCTGCAGCCAAAGGAGAGTATGAGTCTGGTGTATCAAGAAGTGGTCAGACCAGAGAGCACGCCTTGCTGGCCTACACTCTGGGGGTCAAGCAAATCATAGTCTGTGTGAACAAAATGGATCTGACGGAGCCGCCTTACAGCCAGAAACGTTTTGACGAAGTGGTGCGAGGTGTGAGCGGCTTCCTCAAGAAGATCGGCTACGACCCCAACACCGTGCCTTTTGTCCCAATTTCTGGCTGGACCGGGGAGAACATGATCACTGCAACTCAGAAggtaaaaacacttttttcttatTAGGTCTAAAATCACCCAGAATTGACATGAAATATGTTAAAGTAATGTGTGTACAGATGCCCTGGTTCCAAGGCTGGAAAGTCAGACGAAGGGACGGGAATGCAAGTGGAAGAACTCTACTTGAAGTTCTGGACTCCATACACCCGCCTGTGCGCACCATCAACAAGCCTCTACGATTACCTCTGCAGGATGTCTACAAAATAGGCGGTTAGGAGCTGTTCTAAAGTTGATTTAATGAATGCTTTGTCTTAATTCAAGTCCACCCTTCCTTGATTTCCAGCCAACTCAGTTGATTAGCTCTAATCAATCAAATGTTTGCCATTGACTGGAAAATCTAAGAGCTTTGTTCCCGCTTCCAGGAGTTGGCACTGTACCAGTGGGCAAAATTGAAACTGGCATCCTCAAACCCGGTATGACCCTGATGTTCTCCCCCGCCAAGCTCACTGCCGAGGTCAAGTCGATCGAGATGCACCACCAGGGGCTGCAGACGGCTCTACCAGGACACAACGTTGGCTTCAACATCAAGAACGTGGCCGTCAAGAACCTGCGGCGCGGCGATGTGGCTGGCAACGCCCAACAGGATCCTCCATCAGATGTCAGCAGCTTTGAAGCTCAGGTTAGTTCATGCAGCTAGAAATATTTTGGCTGTAATATATGTGCTTGTCCCCTGAActgatgtttcctgtctttttttttttttttaaggtgatCATCCTGAACCATCCAGGGAAGGTCAAAGCCGGTTACTCTCCTGTCCTGGACTGCCACACCGCCCACGTGACCTGTCGCTTCACCGAGCTGAAGGAGAAGCTCGACCGCCGCACTGGCAAGAAACTGGAGGACAAGCCACAGCTGCTGGTGTCTGGAGATGCTGCCACAGTCAAACTGGTTCCCATCAAGCCCATGTGTGTGGAGAGCTTCTTCACATACCCTCCCTTAGGTACGAAGTGTCAATCCACTGAGGTTTAAATGCAAAGGAAATCTCCCCCCCGTGTCGAcctgtgcagtgtttttgaaCTGATCTTTGTTGTGCTCCACAGGTCGCTTTGCAGCCAGAGACTTGAAGCAGACGGTTGCCGTGGGCGTCATCAAGTCGGTGGAAAAGGCCCAAGGGTCGAAACTTCCACACAAAGTCCAAGTGTGTAAAtaagtttgtatttgtttaccaGTATTTTGGTAGTACTGCTTTATGTGAACAGTTTTATTTGGTAAgacagtatttgtgtgttttgacacaaggcatttattttgtgtttgaggTGTATAGTATTCCTGTGTTAATATTGAATCCAAAAAGAGTTGGATGGTGTGTTTAGGTTGAAATGTTAAATCAGAATTGATGAGATAACGAAATAAAGAATAATTTGAAGAACTTTTGCTTTGCATGTTCTTAAACTGAAGTTAATGTAGAATCAAGTTAGAAATACTTTCTCAATGACTTTGGTTGAACGACTGTTGATGAACTTGGACATAGAGTAACGTTctctataatcaatattttgggTTAAATATCTATGGCAAGTATTCAAAACCTAGTTTTGtccattatactgtatgttaataGTTTAGTCCAAGGGTTGTTGTATGTATTGATTTGATCAGTGGGCAACTGCttttgtgtgcattttgttCTTAATTTAAAATAACTAGTAATaactgaaatgtagtggagtagaagtagcataaaattaaaaaagcataCCTTTACAAATTATAATACAGTACTCAAGTGAGAGTAACTGACTAGTTACAATCCACTACTGCTTATATTTACAGAGTGTAAATTACCATTTCCCAAATTGTCTATTTCTTTATCTTGAGTCCAACAATAACTTCAATAAGctgcttacaaaaaaaaaaaacttttttctgtaATGCTAAAGTTTTTGAAATTCCAAGGGAGGGACAAACGGATCTTGAAATCATGTGGTGTAATGGCAGCTAAGTAAAAGAGCAGGCTGAGGGTTGAAGTACAGCACTTTTAATGATACAATGGGTTGATGGGTTTGTTCCTTAACATGGGAAGAACTGCAAGTCAGTGAGGACCGGGTGAAAATACATCGGCCGTCCAGCCTTTTACAAAGTCCACCCTTCATCTAAAAAGACATCTCTAGTTCACAGGCAAACCTGGAAATGTACTGAATCCAGTAACATGGAATGATATTACATGactcaaactaaaaaaaaaaaagaaaaattcaagcTCATGAGGTTTTACAAGACACTGAATTGTGAACACAGGTTGTTGTGAAACTTCTAGCCTGTCAGAAAATCAAGTTATTGCTAAGATGTCCTCTTGAGTTTCCCATACTTGTCATTAATAGTGGCTTCAACGACAGGATACCATTTGTGTAGTCCTGCTTAATTAATAGTGGCTCTTCAAACCCTGAGGTGAGCGTCTTTGAACGCAGCACTCCACTCAATTCCAGTCATTGTTACACCATGCACGGAGAAGGTCAAAGGACTGTGGAGATGGCGTCGAGTTCACACACAGAGCATacacacagtgaacagtgtAACAAGGAGTAAATTAGTGACCTACAGTGAACCACAGGCTTTGATATTCCACCACACAGTAGCAGCAGGTTTCTATACTGTAAAACAACCATAATACGTGTACACACAAAAGCAAGCAAGAACAAGGAGTACATTTAATGAAAATCTTTTCATCTCGGGAAGATCAGTGGGAGACTCCTGCCTCTTCAGTCAATTATGGTGGTAAACAGGGATGCAAGACACAAATAGTGACATGACCTATTTCACATTCCTTTTTCTTATTTGTCCTTTTTCCAGAAATATAAGCTGATAATTACTTGAGGGCCAGTAAAATTAATACAGATAAAATTCAAACTCTACCGCCCTGATGCTTAATCTGACAGGTAGAGAGCAATGGTACAtgttttgtacaataaaacatgtatatacactcacacacaaatatatatatttacatacatatatacacagtaaCAGCATAAACATAGACTTTTAGGTAAGTGCTAGGGTTCTGAGAGTGGCTTTGTCACAGCCGTGCTATAGGGTTAAGATAATACTGGTAGAGGAAGAATACACACATTCTTTGTACAGCATGGATCAGGCATCCATGGCTAGATGATCCTTCTTGggtttcttcattttttttttttttctttaggaCACTTGTCGTGTGACAAGGGGTGTTATGATAGCTATTTACAGGAGCTCCCGGTTTCGGGAGAGGCGTAGTGCAAGTCTTTCTGGCTGTCAGTCACTCAGGATGTGCACAAAAGACATGGGGAACACCCCTTTTCTTTCCGGATCTCCCTCAATGTGCCCGATCTGGAAGTAAAGAGAGCATGTGAGGAAAAGAGTATAATGTGGCATTGAGTGGTTTTTGGGTGTGAGTGCTGAAGAGTGCTGAGGAGCAGTACACGGTGGAAGTAATGAAGCTGGACTCACCCACCACTCCTGGTCCTCCTCTCCTGTAACTATGATCACCTCTCCTTCAACAAAAGTCAGTTCATCGTCGTTGTCAGCCTGGCAGTCATAGATCGTCTTCACACGGCGGGCTTTGCTCTTCCCCTGGATAAACAGACGACAAAACCGTTACAATTGCAAACAAAGACgacttttgttttggtttaactttcatttaatttgtaaacCCACCGTAACCAGAGATATTCATTTCACTGGGCAACAAAACAAGCATCaaaatcctttttaaaaaaaactctgagcAGCAGGTCCAGAAATTAACAAAAGGTTGGGACAAGAAATCCCCTTCAAAGCTCAGGAAATACCTGGAAAATCTAAATTAAGTGTGCAGATTCCATGTTCATAGAAAACCGCTTTGGGCCACAAGGTGATTTCCAAGAGTCTCTGACCAGGTAACGGTTTCTGGTGTACTGTATCTTgtatgtgattttaaaaaacgacTGAATACGCAACCTGAATGGATAGTAACATTTGGCACCACACTGCTAGCAGCAGGAGAAAACACCACCAGTACATCATTAGCACTAAAAACATCTAACAGCTTTTTTTAAActagtgaaaaaacaaaaacatagcaGAGGGAGGAAATATGGAGCAGCTGAGGACTGGAGTCTTCCTCAAAGGGCGACTGCCTGAGTCCAACAAAAAGGACGTTCACACAAACCTCGGTGCCATGACCAGAATATTAAACAGCTGATAGTGGATGTGGATGTATTACATTTATAGTTTTATAAAGTTGCCCCTCAGGTTGATCTCTGTGATCCACTGAAtgatgtgtttctttctctgttggACCTATTTTCAGCAATGTCCACGCACTCTGATCTCACTAGTGAGGTGAGCACAATGTTATCGTAACTGATAGAACCGACGGCATTGAAATAAGTT
This DNA window, taken from Seriola aureovittata isolate HTS-2021-v1 ecotype China chromosome 20, ASM2101889v1, whole genome shotgun sequence, encodes the following:
- the eef1a1l3 gene encoding elongation factor 1-alpha-like, whose translation is MAKEKTHVNVVIIGHVDSGKSTTTGHLVYKCGGIDQRRLEKFEKAAAQMGKSSFKFAWVLDKLKAERERGITIDISLLKFNTQKYTMTIIDAPGHRDFIKNMITGTSQADVALLVVSAAKGEYESGVSRSGQTREHALLAYTLGVKQIIVCVNKMDLTEPPYSQKRFDEVVRGVSGFLKKIGYDPNTVPFVPISGWTGENMITATQKMPWFQGWKVRRRDGNASGRTLLEVLDSIHPPVRTINKPLRLPLQDVYKIGGVGTVPVGKIETGILKPGMTLMFSPAKLTAEVKSIEMHHQGLQTALPGHNVGFNIKNVAVKNLRRGDVAGNAQQDPPSDVSSFEAQVIILNHPGKVKAGYSPVLDCHTAHVTCRFTELKEKLDRRTGKKLEDKPQLLVSGDAATVKLVPIKPMCVESFFTYPPLGRFAARDLKQTVAVGVIKSVEKAQGSKLPHKVQVCK